The following are encoded together in the Zingiber officinale cultivar Zhangliang chromosome 8A, Zo_v1.1, whole genome shotgun sequence genome:
- the LOC122011128 gene encoding uncharacterized protein LOC122011128, with protein sequence MATDHQQEITLKVFVNKAKNCVAFVESDLDFVDVLLSFLTLPVGTVVRLLNKQSSLGCFDKLYQSVEQLDEKYLVTAGYYSGLKCQCGGDINKAVTHDINQDHVDYQEFHGVFIKGDKFGVTDALSIASIEDAMSSSDEWGDGDWSNLEQRVLKIERAQVLDILKQSLISGTPLTDVLLHDGVGITPKCSVPSVEKTVASKAFDKEKQTYSIKLALTRSKVLYAVASRDLVDVIFSILTFPLGTLKKHLGSRFRIGCLNNLYGSVERLASLGYVVSGCEERLLNPKLAPYFNSKCQVIGVEEEKQDVYYACSFRCKLSATRYHCTSHPFTGYQTAEQANLIDPKRQHPTRSDSPCGSYCKELLYMVSDELVVTPLCLTEAFLLRKEFSESVKMVELGIGEEEALDLLSAASSSKTALTVAFFARANAVVNGGKR encoded by the exons ATGGCCACTGATCATCAGCAAGAAATCACCCTCAAAGTCTTTGTGAACAAGGCCAAGAACTGCGTAGCTTTTGTCGAATCGGACTTGGATTTCGTGGATGTTCTCCTCAGCTTCCTCACGCTGCCTGTTGGCACCGTCGTCCGTCTTCTCAACAAGCAGTCGTCCCTGGGTTGTTTCGATAAGCTTTACCAAAGCGTCGAGCAGCTCGATGAGAAGTACCTGGTGACGGCAGG CTATTACTCAGGCCTCAAATGCCAGTGTGGTGGTGACATCAATAAGGCAGTTACTCATGATATCAATCAGGATCATGTTGATTATCAAGAATTTCATGGCGTATTCATCAAGGGGGATAAATTTGGTGTTACAGATGCTCTTTCCATAGCTTCAATTGAGGACGCCATGTCGTCTTCTGACGAGTGGGGCGATGGTGATTGGAGCAACCTGGAACAGAGAGTGCTGAAGATTGAACGGGCACAG GTTTTGGATATTCTTAAACAATCCCTTATTTCCGGCACTCCACTGACTGATGTTCTATTGCACGATGGAGTAGGCATCACTCCCAAGTGCTCAGTTCCTTCGGTAGAAAAAACTGTTGCTAGTAAGGCGTTTGATAAGGAGAAGCAGACCTACAGCATCAAGCTGGCCCTCACGCGGAGCAAGGTGCTGTATGCTGTAGCGAGCCGAGATTTAGTTGATGTAATTTTCAGCATTCTCACATTTCCGTTGGGCACTTTGAAGAAGCACTTGGGAAGTCGATTCAGGATCGGGTGCCTGAATAACCTTTATGGCAGTGTCGAGCGTTTGGCTTCCTTAGGTTACGTGGTTTCAGGTTGCGAAGAGAGACTGCTTAATCCCAAGCTCGCACCGTATTTCAACTCTAAGTGTCAAGTCATTGGAGTGGAAGAGGAGAAGCAAGATGTTTACTATGCATGCTCTTTCCGCTGCAAACTAAGCGCAACAAGATACCACTGCACTTCGCATCCTTTTACGGGATATCAAACTGCAGAACAGGCAAACCTTATTGATCCCAAAAGACAACATCCCACACGATCAGATTCTCCATGTGGAAGCTACTGCAAGGAATTATTGTACATGGTCAGCGACGAACTTGTAGTCACCCCACTATGCCTAACAGAGGCTTTTTTACTTCGTAAGGAATTCTCTGAATCTGTCAAGATGGTGGAGTTGGGCATTGGTGAAGAGGAG GCTCTTGATTTGCTTAGTGCTGCTTCGTCGTCCAAGACAGCACTAACAGTTGCCTTCTTTGCAAGAGCTAATGCTGTGGTGAATGGTGGCAAAAGATAA